CATTTATATTAAAGCGTTTTCCAGATTAGTTGAAGTTTTGGTTTCTTTTAAGACTCCTACTATTATCAAGTATTGTGATAAACAATAAAAAAACATAATAGTTATTTTATTATAGGCTATTTCAGGATCGTAAAACATCTTTAAGACATCTAAACTATCTGCTATCATAGAAGCAATGACACCAAAAATAACAAACCAAAAACTTTCAGAATTAACCTCGTTTTTTCTGAGATAAGCAAATTGCATTAATAGCATTACCACGAACAGGTAAACCAATAAAGGAATAAAAAACACCCCCAATTGATTGTAGACTATTGCCATTATAATACTCATGTAACAAAAGCAAAACAATAAGAAAGGAATAAGCTTACTGATTTTAAAGTCTTTATTGTTGGAAAACCTAACGGAATAACAAACTTTAGCGATTATAAACAAGAATGTAGCAAACATAAAGTGCCACATATTTCCGCCATCACCCGCGATAAAAAATAAATCCCCAACTGCAAAACAGCATAGTGCTATTACTATTAATTTTCTCTTACCAGAATCCTCTTGAGTGGTATTTAATAAATAGAAAATTAACAAACTAAA
This portion of the Olleya sp. Bg11-27 genome encodes:
- a CDS encoding lysoplasmalogenase, which codes for MTLLFKNILKFSILYFSLYVLDSFFKNYLELLPYRYISKTLLSFSLLIFYLLNTTQEDSGKRKLIVIALCCFAVGDLFFIAGDGGNMWHFMFATFLFIIAKVCYSVRFSNNKDFKISKLIPFLLFCFCYMSIIMAIVYNQLGVFFIPLLVYLFVVMLLMQFAYLRKNEVNSESFWFVIFGVIASMIADSLDVLKMFYDPEIAYNKITIMFFYCLSQYLIIVGVLKETKTSTNLENALI